In the Nocardioides panaciterrulae genome, CGCCGCCGCCCCGGTGGAGATCACCCTCGCCCAGCACCGGGTGCTGGTGCTGCTGGCCTCCCACGGGCGCCAGCAGATCGGGGACATCGCCGCGGAGCTGCGGATCAACCCCTCCAACGCCACCCGGCACTGCGACCGGCTGCAGAAGCTCGGCCTGCTCGCCCGCCAGCGCTCCACCGAGGACGGCCGGGTGGTGCAGGTCGCGCTCACCGAGGCCGGCCGGCGGGTCGTCGACGCCGTCTCCGACGCCCGTCGCCAGGAGATCGCCCGGCTGATCGAGGAGATGCCGGTCGACGAGCGGTCGGCGGTGCTCGCGGCCCTGGAGTCCTTCGCCGAGGCGGCCAGCGAGCGCGCGGACCAGGACTGGGTCACCAACGTCTGGTGACCCACGAGGCACGCCGAGTCGGCGCTCGTTGACGCCGCAGGTACGCCGAGTCGGCGCTCGTTGACACCCCCGGCCCGCGCCGAGCCGGGTCAGGCGTCGAGCGCCTCGTCGCCGTCCTCGGAGTCGAACGGGTTCAGGGCGGCGAAGGCGACCAGCGCCGGCGCGATCAGGGCGAACATGAACCCACGGTGCCCGATGGACCTCGCCGGCAAACCCGCTCAGCGCGGGTAGGTGTCGCCGGCCTGCTGCCGGGCCGCCCACGCGCTGGCGACCATCTCGCGCAGGTCGTGGCGCATCCGCCAGTCCAGGTCGCGGGCGGCGAGCTCGCCGCTGGCCACGATCCGGGCCGGGTCGCCGGGGCGGCGCTCGTGCACCTCGGGGGTGAAGTCGATGCCGGTGACCTCGCGGATCGTGTCCATGATCTGGCGGACCGAGTGCCCGTCGCCGCTGCCCAGGTTGTAGACCCGCTCGAGCGGCTCGCCGGCCGCCAGCCGTCGCGCGGCGGCGACGTGCGCGAGCGCGAGGTCGGCGACATGGATGTAGTCGCGCACGCAAGTGCCGTCCGGCGTGGGGTAGTCCTCGCCGTTGATCCGCGGCGTCGCGCCCCGGTAGAGCATGTCGAAGACCAGCGGGAACAGGTTGTGCGGGCTCGCGTCGAACAGGTCGGTCGAGCCGGAGCCGACGACGTTGAAGTAGCGCAGCGAGGTGTGCCGCAGCCCGTGCGCCACCTCCGCGTCCCGCAGCAGCCACTCGCCGATCAGCTTCGTCTCGCCGTACGGCGACTCCGGGTGCAGCCCGGTGTCCTCGGTGACCAGGTCGACGTCGGGCGTGCCGTAGGTGGCCGCGCTGGAGGAGAACACCACCTTGTCGATCCCGCGCGCGGCCAGCTCCTCCAGCAGCACCACCATCGCGGAGACGTTCTGGGCGTAGGTGTGCAGCGGGCGGGTGACCGAGACCCCGGCGTACTTGAAGCCGGCGATGTGGATGACGCCCGCCACGTCGTGCTCGTCGAGGGCGGCGCCGACCGCGGCGCGGTCGAGCAGGTTCGCGCGGACGAACGGCACCCCCTCGGGCACGAACGCCGCGATCCCCGAGGACAGGTCGTCGATCACCACCGGCGCCAGGTCGGCCTTCTGCAGCGCTCGCACCACGTGGGCGCCGATGTAGCCGGCTCCTCCGGTCACCAACCAGGCCACGTCGTACTCCTCTGTCTCGGGTCTTCTCGGGCGTCTCGGACGCTCGGGGGTGCGGAACCCCGAGCGTAGTGGCCCGCGAACGGTCGAGGACCCGCCCGTACGGCGACGTGCATCGACCCCGGTCGCGGACCTACACTCGCCCGGTTGTGACCTGGAAGATCCCCACTGCCCTGCTCGCCCTCGTCCTGCTGGTCGCGGGCGTGGTCGGCGAGGTCGCGTGGTCCCAGCACGTCTCGGTCGCCGACGTCGACCTCTCCGCGGGGCCGACCCACCGCACGGCCACCCTCTCGCGCTCGCTGGATCGCACCGCGCTCGCCGAGGGGCCGCTGGCCGGCCGCACGATCGTGGTCGACCCGGGGCACCAGCTCGGCAACCACAACTACCCGCGCAAGATCAACCGGCAGGTGCCCGCGGGCGGGTTCCGCAAGCCGTGCAACACCACCGGCACCTCGACCGACGGCGGCTACCCGGAGGCGACGTTCGCCTGGCAGGTCGCGAAGCGGCTGCGGACGCGGCTCCAGCACCTCGGCGCCACCGTCCGGATGACCCGGCACAGCAACCGGCAGGACCGCTGGGGCCCGTGCGTCGACCGGCGCGGCCGGGCCGGCAACAAGGCCGGCGCCGACCTGAAGATCAGCATCCACGGCGACGGCAACTACGCCGCGGGCGCGCACGGCTTCCACGTCATCGCCCCCACCGACCGCCGGCCGTGGACCCACGACATCTACC is a window encoding:
- the galE gene encoding UDP-glucose 4-epimerase GalE, which produces MAWLVTGGAGYIGAHVVRALQKADLAPVVIDDLSSGIAAFVPEGVPFVRANLLDRAAVGAALDEHDVAGVIHIAGFKYAGVSVTRPLHTYAQNVSAMVVLLEELAARGIDKVVFSSSAATYGTPDVDLVTEDTGLHPESPYGETKLIGEWLLRDAEVAHGLRHTSLRYFNVVGSGSTDLFDASPHNLFPLVFDMLYRGATPRINGEDYPTPDGTCVRDYIHVADLALAHVAAARRLAAGEPLERVYNLGSGDGHSVRQIMDTIREVTGIDFTPEVHERRPGDPARIVASGELAARDLDWRMRHDLREMVASAWAARQQAGDTYPR
- a CDS encoding MarR family transcriptional regulator translates to MTRTSRSTDELAEAYLTASRVFVGLAVQSLAAAPVEITLAQHRVLVLLASHGRQQIGDIAAELRINPSNATRHCDRLQKLGLLARQRSTEDGRVVQVALTEAGRRVVDAVSDARRQEIARLIEEMPVDERSAVLAALESFAEAASERADQDWVTNVW
- a CDS encoding N-acetylmuramoyl-L-alanine amidase, which codes for MTWKIPTALLALVLLVAGVVGEVAWSQHVSVADVDLSAGPTHRTATLSRSLDRTALAEGPLAGRTIVVDPGHQLGNHNYPRKINRQVPAGGFRKPCNTTGTSTDGGYPEATFAWQVAKRLRTRLQHLGATVRMTRHSNRQDRWGPCVDRRGRAGNKAGADLKISIHGDGNYAAGAHGFHVIAPTDRRPWTHDIYRSSRRLALATRAALRHAGVPVANYIAGGDGLDFRGDLATLNLADEPTVMVELGNMRNRRDAGRMTSARGRAAYARALASGARHFLH